The following proteins are encoded in a genomic region of Drosophila willistoni isolate 14030-0811.24 chromosome 3R, UCI_dwil_1.1, whole genome shotgun sequence:
- the LOC6651556 gene encoding RIB43A-like with coiled-coils protein 2, with amino-acid sequence MTLKLSICTARDLDEAIKLQKREQYEEERKKRIFNAKQRLFGLDLDTLERQILEKKKQKSVQIECDKRYEEQEQLQKRLITAKEKELEKEKRIADSNLNYYRCRFQRKEQRREFDLNDPDYLKKAKPMRVADDDITLGISSAQVFLGEDLYNSDRKQRQREQQRAWLDQQVEERKQAEEARRAADNLIMDNINCRDKHLEEMAKSQHLMRNQIIQKIRQYNVNLAKQKSVDRERVKRETNEDDMAEIYNMLSSDMLTENPDVAQSRTDPNKKIAYMYRGMSPDELKTFRKCQEQQLADTKQRKTESLLMDKQWEQYAINMDRTLMLKQIEVDRRRQAQFDELTRANFQLAVDQDKQRKDALIQLTNTVSDDFYDQFNKNSR; translated from the exons ATGACACTAAAATTGTCCATTTGCACTGCCCGAGACCTAGATGAGGCTATCAAGCTGCAGAAACGCGAACAATATGAAGAGGAACGGAAGAAACGTATTTTCAATGCAAAGCAGCGTCTGTTTGGC CTGGATCTGGATACCTTGGAGCGTCAGATATTAGAGAAAAAGAAGCAGAAGAGTGTGCAAATCGAATGCGATAAACGTTATGAGGAGCAGGAACAATTGCAAAAGCGTCTAATCACCGCCAAGGAGAAGGAACTAGAGAAGGAGAAACGCATTGCTGATTCGAATTTGAATTATTATCGTTGTCGATTTCAGCGCAAGGAACAGCGCCGTGAATTCGATTTGAATGATCCCGACTACCTGAAGAAGGCGAAACCCATGCGTGTGGCTGACGATGACATAACATTGGGTATATCCAGTGCTCAGGTATTTCTGGGTGAGGATCTGTATAATAGTGATCGTAAACAACGTCAGCGAGAGCAACAGCGTGCCTGGCTGGATCAACAAGTGGAGGAACGCAAACAGGCGGAGGAGGCACGACGGGCTGCGGATAATCTCATCATGGACAATATCAATTGTCGGGATAAACATCTCGAAGAGATGGCCAAATCGCAGCATTTGATGCGCAATCAAATAATCCAAAAGATACGCCAATACAATGTCAATTTGGCCAAGCAAAAGAGTGTGGATCGCGAGCGTGTGAAACGTGAGACCAACGAAGATGATATGGCCGAGATCTATAATATGTTGTCGAGCGACATGCTCACCGAAAATCCCGATGTGGCCCAATCGCGCACTGATCCCAATAAGAAAATTGCCTACATGTATCGCGGCATGAGTCCGGATGAGTTGAAAACCTTCCGTAAGTGTCAGGAGCAACAATTGGCCGACACAAAGCAACGTAAAACGGAAAGCCTCTTGATGGACAAACAATGGGAACAATACGCCATCAATATGGATCGCACTTTAATGCTGAAACAGATCGAAGTGGATCGCCGTCGTCAGGCCCAGTTCGATGAGCTGACCCGTGCCAATTTTCAACTAGCCGTGGACCAGGACAAACAGCGTAAAGATGCTTTGATTCAACTAACGAATACAGTATCCGATGACTTTTACGATCAGTTCAATAAGAACTCACGTTAA